The proteins below come from a single Treponema phagedenis genomic window:
- the pflA gene encoding pyruvate formate-lyase-activating protein — protein MALIHSHESFGTVDGPGIRYVVFLQGCPLRCKYCHNCDTWFQKDAKFVETAEETFEKIIKYKRFIRSGGVTVTGGEPLMQPEYVCELFKLCKKEGIHTAIDTSGIYLNDAVREALKVTDLVLLDYKAADPETHLELTGVPQQPILNFLAYLCEINMPMWIRHVVIPGITDKPEDLEKIASFIKTLPNVERTEILPYHTLGVYKWKQMGKPYPLEGVPPLPKEKYEMAKKIFTDKGLKID, from the coding sequence ATGGCTCTTATTCATTCGCACGAAAGCTTCGGCACGGTTGACGGTCCGGGAATACGCTATGTGGTATTCCTACAAGGGTGTCCTTTGCGGTGTAAATATTGCCATAACTGTGATACGTGGTTTCAGAAAGATGCGAAATTTGTAGAAACAGCTGAAGAAACCTTTGAAAAAATAATAAAGTACAAGCGGTTCATCCGTTCGGGCGGGGTAACCGTCACCGGCGGGGAACCGCTTATGCAGCCCGAATATGTATGCGAGCTTTTTAAACTCTGCAAAAAAGAGGGCATACACACCGCAATTGATACTTCCGGAATTTATTTAAACGATGCCGTTCGTGAAGCGCTAAAGGTAACCGACCTTGTGCTTTTAGATTACAAAGCGGCAGACCCCGAAACCCACCTTGAACTGACCGGCGTGCCGCAGCAGCCGATCCTCAATTTTTTAGCGTACCTTTGCGAAATAAACATGCCGATGTGGATCAGACACGTTGTAATCCCGGGCATCACCGACAAGCCCGAAGACCTTGAAAAAATCGCTTCATTCATAAAAACGCTCCCCAATGTTGAACGCACCGAAATACTGCCGTATCACACGCTCGGCGTATACAAATGGAAACAAATGGGAAAACCCTACCCGCTGGAAGGGGTTCCGCCGCTTCCCAAAGAAAAATACGAAATGGCAAAAAAAATTTTCACCGACAAAGGGTTAAAAATAGATTAA
- a CDS encoding chemotaxis protein CheA, translating into MSDYLDINNEELLKDFFSEAEQQVEQLESNILVIEQDPDNHEAIDEIFRAAHTLKGGSATVEMQELSTFTHAMEDLLDALRSGTVKVNEPVVDTLLTSLDVIKAMLAARAEGTVYSDDVSDLLNLIRSYIPGKSESVSANKTATPKPRSEKKVAKTEVSKILGESPASLLSEYEMLEIKDALLSGQKLYAITVHFDESNLMNTVGGIQVFATLKQVGTVLKTVPDFDALYEDIFQEYVVYFIASGNNKASIEETAFIPDVTLTVEVIEVSLSADLEPIPAPTPAPVKETAKEPAQEKVASAKAAPDAPKKAMVKISHAQTGSSHTAGAILRVDAKRIDYLLNLVSETVITKAALNQSSIEFNELYTMFQTANAGYKEKLRKFIDKMPTYLEKIQNGVDINSIKKEVSSDYLGILDVFSGFEGNLKSSVTKFRSASQNLGRISGELQEGVMKIRMVPISQIFSRFPRVVRDLSKDLKKNVQLVIEGEDTELDKSVVEDLLDPIMHCVRNSLDHGIETPEVRKKFGKPEQGTLLLKASNEGNMIVIEISDDGHGIDVDSVKAKAVERGILHPGKNLTDIEAFQLIFAPGFSTSKKVSSVSGRGVGLDVVKTHIEKLNGTVTVNSEPNLGTRFIIKLPLTLAIIQGLLIRVGEEVYSIPITSVIESHRVKVEDISRIDNYEVFNVRDEVISLLRLNRLFGIASDEVLEDDYHYIVIVGTADKKVGLMVDSLIGEEDVVIKPLKDQFTSSPGIAGASILGDGSVSLIIDVSRLLELGMQQEIRAREQREASAW; encoded by the coding sequence ATGAGTGATTACCTTGATATTAATAATGAAGAGTTGCTGAAAGATTTTTTCAGCGAAGCAGAGCAGCAGGTAGAGCAGCTTGAAAGCAATATTTTAGTTATTGAACAAGATCCCGATAACCATGAGGCTATTGATGAAATCTTTCGGGCTGCCCATACGCTTAAAGGCGGATCTGCTACCGTCGAAATGCAAGAGCTTTCGACATTTACTCACGCGATGGAAGATCTCTTGGACGCATTGCGGTCGGGAACGGTAAAGGTTAATGAGCCGGTTGTTGACACGCTTTTGACCTCGCTTGATGTAATTAAGGCAATGCTTGCAGCTCGAGCTGAAGGAACCGTATATAGTGATGATGTTTCCGATTTGCTAAATCTAATTCGCTCGTATATTCCCGGAAAGTCGGAGAGTGTTAGTGCGAATAAGACGGCAACTCCTAAGCCTCGCAGCGAAAAGAAAGTTGCAAAAACTGAGGTATCAAAAATTCTAGGTGAATCACCCGCATCTCTTCTTTCAGAATATGAAATGCTCGAAATAAAGGATGCGCTTCTTTCGGGACAAAAGCTTTATGCGATAACAGTGCACTTTGATGAGTCCAATTTAATGAATACGGTTGGAGGCATCCAAGTCTTTGCCACATTAAAACAGGTAGGCACCGTATTAAAAACAGTTCCTGATTTTGATGCTTTGTATGAAGATATATTTCAGGAATATGTTGTATATTTTATTGCTTCGGGAAACAACAAAGCGAGCATTGAAGAAACCGCTTTTATCCCCGATGTAACGCTTACAGTAGAAGTGATTGAGGTTTCTCTTTCGGCTGATTTGGAGCCTATTCCCGCTCCTACTCCTGCTCCCGTAAAAGAAACTGCTAAAGAACCGGCTCAAGAGAAAGTTGCAAGTGCTAAAGCTGCGCCGGACGCTCCTAAAAAAGCGATGGTGAAGATTTCGCATGCACAAACCGGCTCTTCTCATACAGCAGGGGCAATTTTGCGTGTTGATGCAAAGCGTATTGACTACCTGCTTAATTTGGTTAGTGAAACCGTTATTACAAAAGCCGCTTTAAACCAAAGTTCAATAGAATTTAATGAGTTGTATACAATGTTCCAAACCGCAAACGCGGGATATAAAGAAAAACTCCGTAAATTCATTGATAAAATGCCGACTTATCTTGAGAAAATTCAAAACGGTGTAGATATAAATAGCATTAAAAAAGAGGTTTCTTCCGACTATCTCGGTATTCTTGATGTGTTTTCAGGTTTTGAAGGGAACTTAAAATCTTCCGTAACAAAATTCCGCTCCGCATCTCAAAATCTTGGGCGTATTTCCGGAGAGTTGCAAGAAGGGGTTATGAAAATCCGCATGGTTCCGATCAGCCAGATTTTTAGCCGTTTTCCGCGCGTTGTTCGGGATCTGTCAAAAGATTTAAAGAAAAATGTCCAATTAGTAATTGAGGGTGAAGACACCGAACTTGATAAATCCGTTGTTGAAGATCTCTTGGATCCGATTATGCACTGTGTGCGAAACTCCCTTGACCATGGTATTGAAACTCCTGAAGTTCGTAAAAAGTTTGGAAAACCAGAGCAGGGAACGCTCTTGTTAAAAGCTAGCAATGAGGGGAATATGATCGTTATCGAGATTTCAGATGACGGGCATGGAATAGATGTTGACTCGGTAAAAGCCAAGGCTGTGGAGAGAGGAATTCTTCACCCGGGAAAAAATCTCACTGACATTGAAGCATTCCAGCTGATTTTTGCTCCTGGTTTCTCAACCTCGAAAAAGGTTTCAAGTGTCTCCGGACGCGGTGTCGGCTTGGATGTGGTAAAAACTCATATTGAAAAATTAAACGGTACTGTAACGGTTAACTCCGAGCCGAATTTAGGGACTCGGTTTATTATTAAACTGCCGCTTACCTTGGCCATTATTCAAGGCTTGCTTATCAGGGTTGGAGAAGAGGTTTACTCTATTCCCATCACCTCGGTTATTGAAAGTCATCGGGTAAAGGTTGAAGATATCAGTCGCATTGATAATTATGAGGTGTTTAATGTGCGCGATGAGGTAATAAGCTTGTTGCGGTTAAATCGCCTGTTTGGAATTGCTTCAGATGAAGTTCTGGAAGACGATTATCATTACATTGTTATCGTAGGTACTGCTGATAAAAAAGTCGGTTTAATGGTTGACAGCCTTATTGGAGAGGAAGATGTTGTTATCAAACCTTTGAAGGATCAGTTTACCAGTTCGCCCGGAATTGCCGGAGCATCAATTTTAGGTGACGGTTCTGTCTCGCTTATCATTGATGTAAGTCGATTGTTGGAGCTTGGTATGCAGCAGGAAATTCGCGCAAGAGAACAGCGAGAAGCATCCGCTTGGTAA